Below is a window of Myxococcales bacterium DNA.
TTTTCCCAAAAGGGAGTTCCCAATTTTGATGTTTCTTGCCAAGAAAAACGAAGGGTTGAGGCTAATGAAAAACCCATTGGGGCAACATATATTGGAGGTTTGGCATTTATCGCTGGTGGTTTGCCCCGACCACCAGATGTGGCGAATAAAGGCAAACGCAATAATCCCATTGCACAACAAGCTGGACATAAGCCATCTATATGATCGGTGGAATGTCTAAAATGCCATTTATTAGATCCGGTTGGGATCTCATGAATGAGGTAGTTAATTGAGAGTTTTTCCAGCCCTTCTTTCCCTGGATTGAGAAATTGATAGAACCTTTTAGTCTCGCCAAAGAGATTGAAACATTCTTTTTCCGCATCCATTTTGGCAAACCAAGATGCAGGAAAAGAGGAGTCAGTAAGATCATGGAGAATTTCTTCTGAAGGATTCCCCTTGCACCAATACAGAGTGGCCAACAGAAAGCGGAAAATCGCGAACCGGTCCATTGGATTGCTTGCCGCGATCTGTCGAATGTTGCCGGCTTGGGTAAGCGCGTCCTTGATGCCGACGCGGCTTACTTTACCATTAGTCCATAGTACCGGGATCCACTTTTCTTCAATCAAGTTATAGTTCATGACCATACTCCCATCCTTGAACCGATAAGTGTTTTTGCTTGTTTTCCGTTGCGGCGCAGGCCACCGCCCGGATTTATTCGACTACGCCAAGTAGTCGAATCCATTTATGGCGGCGAGCCCTGATCGGCATTTTTTTATTGTGGCAATCGTGTGTGTTCATGATGCTTGTCGCGATCATGGGCAGCGCGACTGTTCCATGATGGCATGCTTTCCAATACCCAATGTCGCGTAACCAAGTTGATAGGAAAGTTATGACACCCAATTAACCCCGGCAAAGATAATCCGGGATGAAATGTGTCGTCAACAGGGCTTAAGAGTGAAAAACTTGAAAAGTCGAATGCCGTTTGGCTGAAAAGGTTTTAAAAAAACCGGGCGGCCGGAAGCGGCCGCCCGGGGAGATTAAGGGGTGGCGAATTTATTCCGCGGCGTCGTCGTCGGCCGGGGGCAGCGAAGTGTCGTCGTCGGCGGCATCGTCGTCGGCCGGGCTGGTGTCGTCGTCGGTCGCCGAGTCGTCATCGGAAGGAAGGCCGGGGTCGGGGATATCGAACATGGTCACGGCGTAAAGGTGATCGCCCTGGTCGCCCTCGATGAACCGGGCCAGTTGCCAACCTTCGGTGCTGCGCATCAGGAACAGGGGTTCGTTGAAGTCGGACGTGTAGCCCACGGCCCAGCCGCGATCCTTGTCGACCAGACTGATGTCCTCGAGCACGTACTTGTCGCCCTTGACGCCGGGCAGCGACGCTTCGGCCCACTGGTCGCCGGCGACCTGTTCGTAAATCTGCGAGTAGAGGCAATCGGCGATGGCGAGCCCGGCGCCGTCGGCGGTGAAGTACAAGCGCCGCACGCGGTTGGTTTTGCAGCCGGTGGTCGGCGTCAACAGGAACGACGCCCATTCCGTGGCCTCGGCTCCGCGGTGCCACATGGTGCCGCGCTTTTCGCCCTCGACCATGCTGTAGCCGGCCGCCCAAATGGAGCCGTCGGCGGCTTGGGCCGCGTCGAGGATCTGGGCGGCGGGGACGTACACCGGCGAGGAATCGTCGTCGTCGTCGTCATCGTCGGCCGAGGTGTCGTCGTCGGCGGCGGTATCGTCGTCGTCGTCGGCGCCGACCTCGATGTATTGAACCTGGAAGATCGGGTCGGGGGTCACCGTGGAGCCGTCCCACCGCAAGTGCTGGTACCAGCCGTCCACGACGCCGACCAGGTGGATCGCCTGATCTTCCGGCACGGGGAACAGGGCCACCAGATACATCGGATTGGAGGTGATGGCGCCTTGCACCGGGATGATGTTGGCGCTGCCGTCGAGCAGGAAGCAGACCAGATAGCCGTTATAAAGCGCATCGTTGGCGGCTACCCAGAAGGAGCCGTCGGGCAGGAAAACGCCGTCGACGATGTCGGCGGTCGGCATTCCCGGCGGGGTCAGGTTCTGCCAGGCGCCCGCATTGTAGCGGTAAACGACCCGCTGGCCCCAGACGAAACCGTAGGCGCGGTTGAAAAAGGCGCTGCCGATGATGCGGTTGCTGAAGGGCGTCGCCGCGTCAACGTTCCATTGGCCGGCTTGATAGTGGTAGAGCGAATCCCCAAAGCCCCAACCGTAGATGGTCATGTCGTACAATTGCGGCGGAGTCTTGCCGTCCTTCCCGTCGTCTTTGTCGTCGTCGTCGTCTTTGCCGCAGGTGGAAAAAGCGAACAACACTCCCATCAGCGCCGCGATCAAAGCGGCGACAACAATCACTCGGCGGTTCATCAAACCTCCCTACCTGACTGCCGACCCGTGGGGTACTCTAACTCAAAACATCGGGCGCGCCAATCTCGGCGCAACTTTTTTCCCGCGACGGTTTCTAAGTAGAGGCGACTTTCGCAAAGGGGCGTAGTATATAAATAAATACGCCTGAAATCTTGACTTCTCGGGCTTTGTGAAATACGTTTGTCGCCAATTCGAGAACCGTGGGGCAAACAGGAGAAAATCGATTTTGACTGCTGAAATCCTATCCGTCATCGCCGCGACCAACGCTCAAGGTGCCAACGTCCTGGACCTCGTCAAAGACGCCGGGCCGGTGGTGAAAGTCGTCCTGGGCTTTTTGGTCGTGTTTTCCGTGACCAGTTGGGCCATCATCTTCCTGAAGTGGCTGCTGCTGCGCCGCGCTCACAAAGAGAGCGATATCTTCATGAAGATTTTCTGGGAAACGCGCCAACTCGAGGAAATCTACCGCCACAGCAAGCAGCTCATGTACGCGCCGTTGGCCGAGGTTTTTGCCGCCGGCTACGAGGAATTGAAGCGCTTCCGGGCCGGCGCCGACCAGTTCACCGCCGCCGACGTGCATTCCGATCTCGATCGCGAACGGCTTTCGGCCGCCAAGATGAACGTCAGCCGCGCCTTGCAGCGCTCGATGACCGACCAGATGGCCAAGCTGGAAAAAGCCATCCCGTTCCTGGCCACGGTCGGCAATACCGCGCCGTTCATCGGTTTGTTCGGCACCGTTTGGGGCATCATGGACAGCTTTCACAGCATCGGCGCCATGGGCCAGGCCTCGCTCGCGGTCGTGGCCCCCGGCATTTCCGAAGCCTTGGTGGCCACGGCGGTCGGCTTGTTCGCGGCGATTCCGGCGGTCGTGTTTTACAACCACTTCGCCGCGAAACTGC
It encodes the following:
- the tolQ gene encoding protein TolQ translates to MDLVKDAGPVVKVVLGFLVVFSVTSWAIIFLKWLLLRRAHKESDIFMKIFWETRQLEEIYRHSKQLMYAPLAEVFAAGYEELKRFRAGADQFTAADVHSDLDRERLSAAKMNVSRALQRSMTDQMAKLEKAIPFLATVGNTAPFIGLFGTVWGIMDSFHSIGAMGQASLAVVAPGISEALVATAVGLFAAIPAVVFYNHFAAKLRSLESSLNSFSSEFMNILERYILQAAPREK